A stretch of the Bombyx mori chromosome 12, ASM3026992v2 genome encodes the following:
- the LOC101740681 gene encoding probable peptidoglycan muropeptide transporter SLC46 isoform X2: MLDETVVPESESDVMVRRARRPGSTIELSFFMTTLGLSLTGVAISNLILYRTCVHVLRHGRAECSSFLAVDKTNDTQYLEKEVQRYAIFVNSTKSVLESLAPAVLSLFLGSWSDRHGRKPLIVWPLFGIATTSMLVLIYSMVDVGPWWFILTSVPYSLAGGVATLSTGSYSYMSDVTSTEKRTARMFTVQLAASGGVVAGSLLSAPVLRAVGAVYLLLAGASVAAFTYAFTNVFLNESLTGVVQGSMTSIMDLQLVTDMSRECFRRRPNNGRAQVLVVAAASSLSAFVTFGIMNLEYLYTREKLHWTLSEFTVYSAVNTLLSFFGGLIGMSVLQGLFKISDLPLAAVAFVSAAAEYVAKTLAVDSWHMYLGASLAIFKGLSASLLRSFVSKVLPADVVTKFLALMSAVESLCPLLAPLVYSTLYGATVSTAPASVYVLSTGIIVFCIVLIGVVLYFRRHATTPYEVLQPEPF, from the exons ATGCTGGATGAAACAGTAGTTCCAGAGAGCGAGTCTGACGTGATGGTGCGGAGAGCGAGGAGACCTGGCAGTACAATCGAGCTGTCATTCTTCATGACAACGCTGGGTTTGTCGCTTACCG GTGTCGCGATAAGCAACTTAATATTATACAGAACGTGTGTCCACGTGTTGCGGCACGGCCGGGCCGAGTGCTCGTCGTTCCTGGCGGTGGACAAGACTAACGACACGCAGTACTTAGAGAAGGAGGTGCAGAGGTACGCGATCTTCGTGAACAGTACAAAGAGCGTGCTCGAGTCCCTGGCACCGGCCGTACTGAGTCTCTTCCTGGGCTCGTGGTCCGACCGACACGGAAGGAAGCCGCTCATTGTGTGGCCTCTTTttg GGATCGCAACTACTTCAATGTTGGTACTGATATATAGTATGGTTGATGTGGGACCCTGGTGGTTCATTCTGACGTCCGTACCATACTCGCTGGCTGGCGGAGTGGCCACCCTGTCCACGGGGTCTTACTCCTACATGAGTGACGTCACGAGCACTGAGAAACGAACCGCAAG AATGTTCACGGTGCAGCTCGCAGCGTCAGGCGGCGTGGTGGCGGGCTCGCTGCTCAGTGCGCCGGTGCTGCGCGCGGTGGGCGCCGTGTACCTGCTGCTGGCCGGGGCCTCCGTCGCGGCCTTTACTTATGCCTTCACGAATGTGTTCTTGAATGAATCGTTAACAGGAGTCGTTCAG GGCAGCATGACCTCGATAATGGACCTGCAGCTGGTGACAGACATGAGCAGGGAGTGCTTCAGACGCCGCCCGAACAACGGCAGGGCTCAGGTGCTCGTCGTCGCAGCCGCCTCGAGCCTCTCCGCCTTCGTTACGTTTGGGATCATGAATTTGGAATACTTGTATACCAGAGAGAAACTGCACTGGACCCTCAGCGAGTTTACCGTGTACTCGGCTGTAAACACTCTGTTGAGTTTCTTTGGAGGGCTCATAGGAATGTCGGTACTTCAGGGACTGTTCAAGATCAGCGACTTGCCGCTGGCAGCTGTTGCATTCGTCTCTGCTGCAGCGGAATATGTTGCGAAAACTTTAGCAGTTGATTCATGGCATATGTATTTGG GTGCTAGTTTAGCCATTTTCAAAGGTTTGTCAGCGTCGTTGCTCCGATCTTTCGTGAGTAAGGTCCTCCCTGCCGATGTGGTGACAAAGTTCCTTGCGTTGATGTCCGCCGTGGAGAGCCTGTGCCCGCTGCTGGCGCCCCTGGTCTACAGCACCCTGTACGGAGCCACCGTGTCCACCGCGCCAGCCTCCGTCTACGTGCTCAGCACGGGAATTATTGTTTTTTGCATTGTATTAATAGG agtAGTTTTGTATTTCCGAAGACATGCTACGACACCTTATGAAGTACTACAACCAGAGCCCTTCTGA
- the LOC101740681 gene encoding probable peptidoglycan muropeptide transporter SLC46 isoform X1 has product MLDETVVPESESDVMVRRARRPGSTIELSFFMTTLGLSLTGVAISNLILYRTCVHVLRHGRAECSSFLAVDKTNDTQYLEKEVQRYAIFVNSTKSVLESLAPAVLSLFLGSWSDRHGRKPLIVWPLFGIATTSMLVLIYSMVDVGPWWFILTSVPYSLAGGVATLSTGSYSYMSDVTSTEKRTARMFTVQLAASGGVVAGSLLSAPVLRAVGAVYLLLAGASVAAFTYAFTNVFLNESLTGVVQGSMTSIMDLQLVTDMSRECFRRRPNNGRAQVLVVAAASSLSAFVTFGIMNLEYLYTREKLHWTLSEFTVYSAVNTLLSFFGGLIGMSVLQGLFKISDLPLAAVAFVSAAAEYVAKTLAVDSWHMYLGASLAIFKGLSASLLRSFVSKVLPADVVTKFLALMSAVESLCPLLAPLVYSTLYGATVSTAPASVYVLSTGIIVFCIVLIGYVFLNCSISLLIIDITIIGFVT; this is encoded by the exons ATGCTGGATGAAACAGTAGTTCCAGAGAGCGAGTCTGACGTGATGGTGCGGAGAGCGAGGAGACCTGGCAGTACAATCGAGCTGTCATTCTTCATGACAACGCTGGGTTTGTCGCTTACCG GTGTCGCGATAAGCAACTTAATATTATACAGAACGTGTGTCCACGTGTTGCGGCACGGCCGGGCCGAGTGCTCGTCGTTCCTGGCGGTGGACAAGACTAACGACACGCAGTACTTAGAGAAGGAGGTGCAGAGGTACGCGATCTTCGTGAACAGTACAAAGAGCGTGCTCGAGTCCCTGGCACCGGCCGTACTGAGTCTCTTCCTGGGCTCGTGGTCCGACCGACACGGAAGGAAGCCGCTCATTGTGTGGCCTCTTTttg GGATCGCAACTACTTCAATGTTGGTACTGATATATAGTATGGTTGATGTGGGACCCTGGTGGTTCATTCTGACGTCCGTACCATACTCGCTGGCTGGCGGAGTGGCCACCCTGTCCACGGGGTCTTACTCCTACATGAGTGACGTCACGAGCACTGAGAAACGAACCGCAAG AATGTTCACGGTGCAGCTCGCAGCGTCAGGCGGCGTGGTGGCGGGCTCGCTGCTCAGTGCGCCGGTGCTGCGCGCGGTGGGCGCCGTGTACCTGCTGCTGGCCGGGGCCTCCGTCGCGGCCTTTACTTATGCCTTCACGAATGTGTTCTTGAATGAATCGTTAACAGGAGTCGTTCAG GGCAGCATGACCTCGATAATGGACCTGCAGCTGGTGACAGACATGAGCAGGGAGTGCTTCAGACGCCGCCCGAACAACGGCAGGGCTCAGGTGCTCGTCGTCGCAGCCGCCTCGAGCCTCTCCGCCTTCGTTACGTTTGGGATCATGAATTTGGAATACTTGTATACCAGAGAGAAACTGCACTGGACCCTCAGCGAGTTTACCGTGTACTCGGCTGTAAACACTCTGTTGAGTTTCTTTGGAGGGCTCATAGGAATGTCGGTACTTCAGGGACTGTTCAAGATCAGCGACTTGCCGCTGGCAGCTGTTGCATTCGTCTCTGCTGCAGCGGAATATGTTGCGAAAACTTTAGCAGTTGATTCATGGCATATGTATTTGG GTGCTAGTTTAGCCATTTTCAAAGGTTTGTCAGCGTCGTTGCTCCGATCTTTCGTGAGTAAGGTCCTCCCTGCCGATGTGGTGACAAAGTTCCTTGCGTTGATGTCCGCCGTGGAGAGCCTGTGCCCGCTGCTGGCGCCCCTGGTCTACAGCACCCTGTACGGAGCCACCGTGTCCACCGCGCCAGCCTCCGTCTACGTGCTCAGCACGGGAATTATTGTTTTTTGCATTGTATTAATAGGGTATGTTTTTTTGAATTGCTCTatatcattattaattattgatatTACAATTATTGGCTTTGTGACATGA